From the Musa acuminata AAA Group cultivar baxijiao chromosome BXJ1-2, Cavendish_Baxijiao_AAA, whole genome shotgun sequence genome, one window contains:
- the LOC103976739 gene encoding protein TIFY 10a, whose protein sequence is MEMAARKQGKTNFAVTCSLLSRYIKEKGSVAELGIEMGQRPEYAAKGKSQAFRPPPTTMSLLPGADGEKEEDVSSAGNAMELFPQRAGFVPSLAAVAEDASKQERNQLTIFYGGKVMVFDNFPAKKAKDLLQLASKGSSTAQKSGHLSRTVQPNLSYLPIARNASLQRFLEKRKDRISARAPYHVTASPETVNPVKQEKSGSWLGLGPQFSFPSLSLSSEHTR, encoded by the exons ATGGAGATGGCGGCGCGGAAGCAGGGGAAGACCAACTTCGCCGTCACCTGTAGCCTCCTCAGCCGTTACATCAAGGAGAAGGGGAGCGTCGCCGAGTTAGGGATCGAGATGGGCCAACGACCCGAATACGCCGCCAAAG GCAAATCGCAAGCGTTTCGGCCGCCGCCGACCACCATGAGCCTGTTGCCGGGAGCGGAcggcgagaaggaggaagacgttTCCTCCGCCGGAAACGCCATGGAGCTGTTTCCACAGCGGGCTGGCTTCGTCCCCTCTCTCGCGGCTGTGGCCGAAGATGCCAG TAAACAAGAAAGGAACCAACTCACAATCTTCTATGGAGGGAAGGTGATGGTGTTCGACAATTTTCCAGCTAAGAAAGCCAAGGATCTGTTGCAGCTAGCAAGCAAGGGGAGCTCAACTGCACAGAAATCTGGCCATCTATCAAGAACAGTACAGCCTAATCTATCTT ACCTTCCTATCGCTCGAAATGCGTCACTCCAGCGATTCCTCGAGAAGAGAAAAGATCG GATCAGTGCGAGAGCACCATATCACGTTACTGCCTCTCCTGAAACGGTGAATCCTGTGAAGCAAGAGAAGAGCGGATCATGGCTTGGCTTGGGTCCTCAATTCTCATTTCCCAGCCTCAGTCTGAGCTCTGAGCACACCAGATAG
- the LOC135610593 gene encoding oligouridylate-binding protein 1-like isoform X2, protein MQQQRLKQQQQQALMQQALLLQQQQQQQQQQQQALYPHPGLLAAPQIEPILSGNLPPGFDPSTCRSVYVGNVHLQVTEALLQEVFQSTGLVEGCKLIRKEKSSFGFVDYYDRQSAALAIVTLNGRQLFGQPLKVNWAYASGQREDTSGHYNIFVGDLSPEITDATLFACFSVYSSCSDARVMWDQKTGRSRGFGFVSFRNQQDAQSAINDLTGKWLGSRQIRCNWATKGANANEDKQNSDSKNVMDLTNGSADGQENTNDDGPENNPQYTTVYVGNLAHEVTQLDLHRQFHGLGAGVIEEVRIQREKGFGFVRYSNHSEAALAIQIGNGQILCGKPIKCSWGSKPTPPGTSSAPLPPPAAAPFPGLSAADLFGYDPALALSKMSSSQSLMHAQGQHALKQAAMAMGAGGSQAIYDGGFQNASAAQQLMYY, encoded by the exons ATGCAGCAGCAGAGgctcaagcagcagcagcagcaggctcTGATGCAGCAGGCCCTCCtcctccagcagcagcagcagcagcagcagcagcagcagcaggcccTCTACCCCCACCCTGGGCTCCTGGCCGCTCCTCAG ATAGAACCAATCCTAAGTGGGAATCTGCCTCCTGGATTTGATCCAAGCACATGTCGCAGTGT ATACGTAGGTAATGTTCATCTTCAGGTTACCGAAGCCCTTCTTCAAGAGGTTTTCCAAAGTACTGGACTTGTTGAAGGATGCAAGCTCATCAGGAAGGAGAAA TCATCATTTGGTTTTGTTGATTATTATGACCGCCAGTCAGCTGCACTTGCAATTGTAACACTTAATGGGAGGCAGCT GTTTGGCCAACCTCTTAAGGTTAATTGGGCGTATGCCAGTGGGCAAAGAGAGGACACATCAG GCCACTACAACATCTTTGTTGGTGATCTTAGCCCTGAGATCACAGATGCAACCTTGTTTGCGTGCTTCTCTGTGTATTCAAGCTGCTC AGATGCAAGAGTCATGTGGGACCAAAAAACTGGGCGTTCAAGGGGGTTTGGTTTTGTTTCTTTCCGGAATCAACAG GATGCTCAAAGTGCCATCAATGACTTAACTG GCAAGTGGCTTGGCAGTCGGCAAATCCGTTGTAACTGGGCTACCAAGGGAGCTAATGCTAACGAAGACAAACAAAATTCAGATTCAAAGAATGTGATGGATCTAACAAATGGATCTGCAG ATGGCCAAGAGAATACAAATGATGATGGTCCAGAGAATAATCCACAATATACAACTGTATATGTTGGTAACCTTGCTCACGAG GTTACACAACTGGATCTCCATCGCCAATTCCATGGCCTTGGTGCTGGAGTCATTGAGGAAGTTCGTATACAGCGTGAGAAAGGATTTGGTTTTGTAAGATACAGTAACCATTCTGAAGCTGCTCTGGCTATCCAAATCGGGAATGGTCAAATTCTTTGTGGGAAACCAATCAAG TGTTCTTGGGGCAGCAAACCAACACCACCGGGTACATCGTCTGCACCACTGCCCCCACCTGCAGCTGCTCCATTCCCCGGACTCTCTGCAGCTGACCTCTTTGGCTACGACCCTGCATTGGCACTGAGCAAGATGAGCTCCAGCCAGTCACTGATGCATGCCCAGGGCCAGCATGCTCTGAAGCAAGCTGCGATGGCAATGGGCGCAGGCGGCAGCCAAGCTATCTACGATGGTGGTTTCCAAAACGCGAGCGCAGCCCAGCAGCTCATGTATTACTAG
- the LOC135610593 gene encoding oligouridylate-binding protein 1-like isoform X1, whose amino-acid sequence MQQQRLKQQQQQALMQQALLLQQQQQQQQQQQQALYPHPGLLAAPQIEPILSGNLPPGFDPSTCRSVYVGNVHLQVTEALLQEVFQSTGLVEGCKLIRKEKSSFGFVDYYDRQSAALAIVTLNGRQLFGQPLKVNWAYASGQREDTSGHYNIFVGDLSPEITDATLFACFSVYSSCSDARVMWDQKTGRSRGFGFVSFRNQQDAQSAINDLTGKWLGSRQIRCNWATKGANANEDKQNSDSKNVMDLTNGSAEDGQENTNDDGPENNPQYTTVYVGNLAHEVTQLDLHRQFHGLGAGVIEEVRIQREKGFGFVRYSNHSEAALAIQIGNGQILCGKPIKCSWGSKPTPPGTSSAPLPPPAAAPFPGLSAADLFGYDPALALSKMSSSQSLMHAQGQHALKQAAMAMGAGGSQAIYDGGFQNASAAQQLMYY is encoded by the exons ATGCAGCAGCAGAGgctcaagcagcagcagcagcaggctcTGATGCAGCAGGCCCTCCtcctccagcagcagcagcagcagcagcagcagcagcagcaggcccTCTACCCCCACCCTGGGCTCCTGGCCGCTCCTCAG ATAGAACCAATCCTAAGTGGGAATCTGCCTCCTGGATTTGATCCAAGCACATGTCGCAGTGT ATACGTAGGTAATGTTCATCTTCAGGTTACCGAAGCCCTTCTTCAAGAGGTTTTCCAAAGTACTGGACTTGTTGAAGGATGCAAGCTCATCAGGAAGGAGAAA TCATCATTTGGTTTTGTTGATTATTATGACCGCCAGTCAGCTGCACTTGCAATTGTAACACTTAATGGGAGGCAGCT GTTTGGCCAACCTCTTAAGGTTAATTGGGCGTATGCCAGTGGGCAAAGAGAGGACACATCAG GCCACTACAACATCTTTGTTGGTGATCTTAGCCCTGAGATCACAGATGCAACCTTGTTTGCGTGCTTCTCTGTGTATTCAAGCTGCTC AGATGCAAGAGTCATGTGGGACCAAAAAACTGGGCGTTCAAGGGGGTTTGGTTTTGTTTCTTTCCGGAATCAACAG GATGCTCAAAGTGCCATCAATGACTTAACTG GCAAGTGGCTTGGCAGTCGGCAAATCCGTTGTAACTGGGCTACCAAGGGAGCTAATGCTAACGAAGACAAACAAAATTCAGATTCAAAGAATGTGATGGATCTAACAAATGGATCTGCAG AAGATGGCCAAGAGAATACAAATGATGATGGTCCAGAGAATAATCCACAATATACAACTGTATATGTTGGTAACCTTGCTCACGAG GTTACACAACTGGATCTCCATCGCCAATTCCATGGCCTTGGTGCTGGAGTCATTGAGGAAGTTCGTATACAGCGTGAGAAAGGATTTGGTTTTGTAAGATACAGTAACCATTCTGAAGCTGCTCTGGCTATCCAAATCGGGAATGGTCAAATTCTTTGTGGGAAACCAATCAAG TGTTCTTGGGGCAGCAAACCAACACCACCGGGTACATCGTCTGCACCACTGCCCCCACCTGCAGCTGCTCCATTCCCCGGACTCTCTGCAGCTGACCTCTTTGGCTACGACCCTGCATTGGCACTGAGCAAGATGAGCTCCAGCCAGTCACTGATGCATGCCCAGGGCCAGCATGCTCTGAAGCAAGCTGCGATGGCAATGGGCGCAGGCGGCAGCCAAGCTATCTACGATGGTGGTTTCCAAAACGCGAGCGCAGCCCAGCAGCTCATGTATTACTAG
- the LOC103976738 gene encoding beta-galactosidase-like isoform X1 codes for MVGPSRALLLVIAIACCLSSSAMNVTYDGRAIIIDGQRRVLISGSIHYARSTAEMWPDLIQKAKEGGVDAIDTYIFWNAHEPSRGEYNFEGNLNFIKFIKIVQDAGLYVVLRIGPYVCAEWNYGGFPVWLHQIPGIELRTNNDIFKAEMQTFTTLIVSMIKKEKLLAPEGGPVIITQIENEYGNFIKKYGDSGKKYIQWCADMAKSLNVNVPWIMCQQADAPSPMINTCNGFYCHKFKPNRPSIPKMWTENWTGWFKGWGESQPHRPVEDVAYAVANFFASGGTFQNYYMYHGGTNFGRTSGGPYLTTSYDYDAPLDEYGNIRQPKWGHLKQLHSAIKMMEKILTYGEVNTTQLGNALAVTKFSINETSSGCFLTNANQSNDANATYNGNTYLVPSRSISILPDCKKEVYNTAKVTTQTSLMVNKPVKSTKLSWKWHSEIMEDTLNGKGSFSNESLLEQIMTTGDASDYLWYMTSVTLNKSSTSWRKKMNLRVKTKGHILHAYVNNRLIGSGYATKGSYKFDFEQEAELRDGHNFITLLSATDGLANYGAFFDLQKAGIDGGPVELIGNGKEKIDLTKNKWSYKIGLNGEMSKIYLPSASHGLNWNSDRLPINKSMTWYKTTFEVPDGNDSLVLDLQGMGKGHAWVNGQSIGRYWPSFLAADSGCEPCDYRQKYDSDKCRTECGMPSQRWYHVPKSFTTKGPNTLILFEEVGGDPSQVSLQTVTIGTVCANVVEGSILELSCQGSRSFSKIQFASFGNPEGSCGSFKKGSCEAPDALAVVKKACIGRSNCSINVTANAFGPSECSDLSRRLAVQAIC; via the exons ATGGTGGGTCCTTCGAGAGCTCTGTTGCTGGTCATCGCCATCGCTTGCTGCCTGAGCTCATCGGCGATGAACGTGACCTACGATGGAAGAGCAATAATCATCGATGGCCAACGCCGGGTTCTCATCTCCGGCTCCATTCATTATGCACGGAGCACCGCCGAG ATGTGGCCAGATCTGATACAGAAGGCAAAGGAGGGTGGAGTCGATGCCATCGACACCTACATCTTTTGGAACGCTCATGAACCAAGCCGTGGAGAG TACAATTTCGAGGGCAACCTGaacttcatcaagttcatcaagatTGTGCAGGATGCCGGCCTCTACGTAGTTCTCCGGATTGGACCATATGTTTGTGCTGAGTGGAACTATGG GGGTTTTCCTGTGTGGTTACATCAGATTCCAGGAATTGAACTGAGGACCAATAATGACATCTTTAAG GCTGAGATGCAAACTTTCACAACTTTGATAGTGAGCATGATCAAAAAGGAAAAACTATTAGCTCCAGAAGGTGGACCGGTCATCATAACACAG ATCGAAAATGAGTATGGCAATTTCATAAAAAAGTATGGAGATTCTGGGAAAAAGTATATCCAGTGGTGTGCTGACATGGCAAAATCTCTCAATGTGAATGTGCCATGGATCATGTGCCAGCAAGCAGATGCACCATCTCCTATG ATAAATACTTGCAATGGCTTCTACTGTCACAAGTTCAAGCCAAATCGCCCAAGCATTCCCAAAATGTGGACAGAAAATTGGACCGGATG GTTCAAAGGTTGGGGAGAGAGTCAACCTCATAGACCTGTTGAAGATGTGGCTTATGCAGTGGCAAACTTCTTTGCATCTGGAGGCACCTTCCAGAATTATTATATG TATCATGGAGGAACCAATTTTGGTCGGACATCAGGAGGTCCTTATCTTACAACATCATATGATTATGATGCTCCTCTAGATGAATATG GGAACATAAGGCAACCAAAGTGGGGACATTTGAAGCAATTACATAGTGCCATTAAAATGATGGAGAAGATTCTCACATACGGTGAAGTCAATACCACACAGCTGGGAAATGCATTGGCG GTAACAAAGTTCTCCATAAATGAAACTAGTTCTGGCTGTTTCTTGACCAATGCTAATCAATCAAATGATGCCAATGCAACATACAATGGAAACACATATCTTGTGCCTTCTAGGTCTATCAGTATCCTCCCTGATTGCAAAAAGGAAGTCTACAACACTGCCAAG GTAACCACACAAACTTCTTTGATGGTTAACAAACCTGTCAAGTCTACAAAATTGAGTTGGAAATGGCACTCTGAAATCATGGAGGATACCCTCAATGGTAAGGGGTCATTCTCTAATGAGTCACTATTAGAGCAGATCATGACTACTGGTGATGCTAGTGACTACTTGTGGTACATGACCAG TGTGACACTCAACAAATCCAGTACATCTTGGCGCAAGAAGATGAACCTACGGGTTAAAACAAAAGGCCACATTCTTCATGCTTATGTTAACAACCGCCTAATAG GATCAGGTTATGCTACAAAAGGATCTTACAAGTTTGACTTTGAGCAGGAGGCCGAATTGAGGGATGGACATAATTTCATTACATTGCTCAGTGCTACTGATGGTCTGGCG AACTATGGGGCATTTTTTGACTTGCAAAAGGCTGGAATCGATGGTGGTCCTGTTGAACTTATTGGAAATGGAAAGGAAAAAATTGACTTGACAAAAAACAAATGGTCATACaag ATTGGACTGAATGGAGAGATGAGCAAAATCTACTTGCCATCAGCATCCCATGGCCTCAACTGGAACTCTGATCGACTTCCTATTAACAAGTCAATGACTTGGTATAAG ACAACATTTGAGGTTCCTGATGGCAATGATAGTCTCGTGTTGGACCTGCAAGGAATGGGGAAAGGGCATGCTTGGGTGAACGGGCAGAGCATTGGGCGCTACTGGCCAAGCTTCCTTGCTGCTGACAGCGGGTGTGAACCTTGTGATTACCGACAAAAATATGACTCGGACAAGTGTAGAACTGAATGCGGAATGCCTTCTCAGAGATG GTACCATGTCCCTAAATCCTTCACTACCAAGGGACCCAATACTCTGATCTTGTTCGAGGAAGTCGGTGGTGATCCTTCTCAAGTGAGTCTCCAGACGGTGACCATTGGAACAGTATGTGCCAATGTTGTCGAGGGAAGCATTCTGGAGCTGTCATGCCAAGGGAGCAGAAGCTTCAGCAAGATTCAATTTGCAAGCTTTGGAAATCCTGAGGGGTCTTGTGGTTCGTTTAAGAAGGGCTCTTGTGAGGCTCCTGATGCCTTAGCGGTCGTAAAGAAG GCATGCATCGGTCGATCTAACTGCTCTATCAATGTGACTGCAAACGCATTCGGGCCCAGTGAATGCAGCGATCTCAGCAGGAGGCTCGCAGTACAAGCAATCTGCTGA
- the LOC103976738 gene encoding beta-galactosidase-like isoform X3: MVGPSRALLLVIAIACCLSSSAMNVTYDGRAIIIDGQRRVLISGSIHYARSTAEMWPDLIQKAKEGGVDAIDTYIFWNAHEPSRGEYNFEGNLNFIKFIKIVQDAGLYVVLRIGPYVCAEWNYGGFPVWLHQIPGIELRTNNDIFKAEMQTFTTLIVSMIKKEKLLAPEGGPVIITQIENEYGNFIKKYGDSGKKYIQWCADMAKSLNVNVPWIMCQQADAPSPMINTCNGFYCHKFKPNRPSIPKMWTENWTGWFKGWGESQPHRPVEDVAYAVANFFASGGTFQNYYMYHGGTNFGRTSGGPYLTTSYDYDAPLDEYGNIRQPKWGHLKQLHSAIKMMEKILTYGEVNTTQLGNALAVTKFSINETSSGCFLTNANQSNDANATYNGNTYLVPSRSISILPDCKKEVYNTAKVTTQTSLMVNKPVKSTKLSWKWHSEIMEDTLNGKGSFSNESLLEQIMTTGDASDYLWYMTSVTLNKSSTSWRKKMNLRVKTKGHILHAYVNNRLIGSGYATKGSYKFDFEQEAELRDGHNFITLLSATDGLANYGAFFDLQKAGIDGGPVELIGNGKEKIDLTKNKWSYKIGLNGEMSKIYLPSASHGLNWNSDRLPINKSMTWYKEWGKGMLG, from the exons ATGGTGGGTCCTTCGAGAGCTCTGTTGCTGGTCATCGCCATCGCTTGCTGCCTGAGCTCATCGGCGATGAACGTGACCTACGATGGAAGAGCAATAATCATCGATGGCCAACGCCGGGTTCTCATCTCCGGCTCCATTCATTATGCACGGAGCACCGCCGAG ATGTGGCCAGATCTGATACAGAAGGCAAAGGAGGGTGGAGTCGATGCCATCGACACCTACATCTTTTGGAACGCTCATGAACCAAGCCGTGGAGAG TACAATTTCGAGGGCAACCTGaacttcatcaagttcatcaagatTGTGCAGGATGCCGGCCTCTACGTAGTTCTCCGGATTGGACCATATGTTTGTGCTGAGTGGAACTATGG GGGTTTTCCTGTGTGGTTACATCAGATTCCAGGAATTGAACTGAGGACCAATAATGACATCTTTAAG GCTGAGATGCAAACTTTCACAACTTTGATAGTGAGCATGATCAAAAAGGAAAAACTATTAGCTCCAGAAGGTGGACCGGTCATCATAACACAG ATCGAAAATGAGTATGGCAATTTCATAAAAAAGTATGGAGATTCTGGGAAAAAGTATATCCAGTGGTGTGCTGACATGGCAAAATCTCTCAATGTGAATGTGCCATGGATCATGTGCCAGCAAGCAGATGCACCATCTCCTATG ATAAATACTTGCAATGGCTTCTACTGTCACAAGTTCAAGCCAAATCGCCCAAGCATTCCCAAAATGTGGACAGAAAATTGGACCGGATG GTTCAAAGGTTGGGGAGAGAGTCAACCTCATAGACCTGTTGAAGATGTGGCTTATGCAGTGGCAAACTTCTTTGCATCTGGAGGCACCTTCCAGAATTATTATATG TATCATGGAGGAACCAATTTTGGTCGGACATCAGGAGGTCCTTATCTTACAACATCATATGATTATGATGCTCCTCTAGATGAATATG GGAACATAAGGCAACCAAAGTGGGGACATTTGAAGCAATTACATAGTGCCATTAAAATGATGGAGAAGATTCTCACATACGGTGAAGTCAATACCACACAGCTGGGAAATGCATTGGCG GTAACAAAGTTCTCCATAAATGAAACTAGTTCTGGCTGTTTCTTGACCAATGCTAATCAATCAAATGATGCCAATGCAACATACAATGGAAACACATATCTTGTGCCTTCTAGGTCTATCAGTATCCTCCCTGATTGCAAAAAGGAAGTCTACAACACTGCCAAG GTAACCACACAAACTTCTTTGATGGTTAACAAACCTGTCAAGTCTACAAAATTGAGTTGGAAATGGCACTCTGAAATCATGGAGGATACCCTCAATGGTAAGGGGTCATTCTCTAATGAGTCACTATTAGAGCAGATCATGACTACTGGTGATGCTAGTGACTACTTGTGGTACATGACCAG TGTGACACTCAACAAATCCAGTACATCTTGGCGCAAGAAGATGAACCTACGGGTTAAAACAAAAGGCCACATTCTTCATGCTTATGTTAACAACCGCCTAATAG GATCAGGTTATGCTACAAAAGGATCTTACAAGTTTGACTTTGAGCAGGAGGCCGAATTGAGGGATGGACATAATTTCATTACATTGCTCAGTGCTACTGATGGTCTGGCG AACTATGGGGCATTTTTTGACTTGCAAAAGGCTGGAATCGATGGTGGTCCTGTTGAACTTATTGGAAATGGAAAGGAAAAAATTGACTTGACAAAAAACAAATGGTCATACaag ATTGGACTGAATGGAGAGATGAGCAAAATCTACTTGCCATCAGCATCCCATGGCCTCAACTGGAACTCTGATCGACTTCCTATTAACAAGTCAATGACTTGGTATAAG GAATGGGGAAAGGGCATGCTTGGGTGA
- the LOC103976738 gene encoding beta-galactosidase-like isoform X2, producing the protein MQTFTTLIVSMIKKEKLLAPEGGPVIITQIENEYGNFIKKYGDSGKKYIQWCADMAKSLNVNVPWIMCQQADAPSPMINTCNGFYCHKFKPNRPSIPKMWTENWTGWFKGWGESQPHRPVEDVAYAVANFFASGGTFQNYYMYHGGTNFGRTSGGPYLTTSYDYDAPLDEYGNIRQPKWGHLKQLHSAIKMMEKILTYGEVNTTQLGNALAVTKFSINETSSGCFLTNANQSNDANATYNGNTYLVPSRSISILPDCKKEVYNTAKVTTQTSLMVNKPVKSTKLSWKWHSEIMEDTLNGKGSFSNESLLEQIMTTGDASDYLWYMTSVTLNKSSTSWRKKMNLRVKTKGHILHAYVNNRLIGSGYATKGSYKFDFEQEAELRDGHNFITLLSATDGLANYGAFFDLQKAGIDGGPVELIGNGKEKIDLTKNKWSYKIGLNGEMSKIYLPSASHGLNWNSDRLPINKSMTWYKTTFEVPDGNDSLVLDLQGMGKGHAWVNGQSIGRYWPSFLAADSGCEPCDYRQKYDSDKCRTECGMPSQRWYHVPKSFTTKGPNTLILFEEVGGDPSQVSLQTVTIGTVCANVVEGSILELSCQGSRSFSKIQFASFGNPEGSCGSFKKGSCEAPDALAVVKKACIGRSNCSINVTANAFGPSECSDLSRRLAVQAIC; encoded by the exons ATGCAAACTTTCACAACTTTGATAGTGAGCATGATCAAAAAGGAAAAACTATTAGCTCCAGAAGGTGGACCGGTCATCATAACACAG ATCGAAAATGAGTATGGCAATTTCATAAAAAAGTATGGAGATTCTGGGAAAAAGTATATCCAGTGGTGTGCTGACATGGCAAAATCTCTCAATGTGAATGTGCCATGGATCATGTGCCAGCAAGCAGATGCACCATCTCCTATG ATAAATACTTGCAATGGCTTCTACTGTCACAAGTTCAAGCCAAATCGCCCAAGCATTCCCAAAATGTGGACAGAAAATTGGACCGGATG GTTCAAAGGTTGGGGAGAGAGTCAACCTCATAGACCTGTTGAAGATGTGGCTTATGCAGTGGCAAACTTCTTTGCATCTGGAGGCACCTTCCAGAATTATTATATG TATCATGGAGGAACCAATTTTGGTCGGACATCAGGAGGTCCTTATCTTACAACATCATATGATTATGATGCTCCTCTAGATGAATATG GGAACATAAGGCAACCAAAGTGGGGACATTTGAAGCAATTACATAGTGCCATTAAAATGATGGAGAAGATTCTCACATACGGTGAAGTCAATACCACACAGCTGGGAAATGCATTGGCG GTAACAAAGTTCTCCATAAATGAAACTAGTTCTGGCTGTTTCTTGACCAATGCTAATCAATCAAATGATGCCAATGCAACATACAATGGAAACACATATCTTGTGCCTTCTAGGTCTATCAGTATCCTCCCTGATTGCAAAAAGGAAGTCTACAACACTGCCAAG GTAACCACACAAACTTCTTTGATGGTTAACAAACCTGTCAAGTCTACAAAATTGAGTTGGAAATGGCACTCTGAAATCATGGAGGATACCCTCAATGGTAAGGGGTCATTCTCTAATGAGTCACTATTAGAGCAGATCATGACTACTGGTGATGCTAGTGACTACTTGTGGTACATGACCAG TGTGACACTCAACAAATCCAGTACATCTTGGCGCAAGAAGATGAACCTACGGGTTAAAACAAAAGGCCACATTCTTCATGCTTATGTTAACAACCGCCTAATAG GATCAGGTTATGCTACAAAAGGATCTTACAAGTTTGACTTTGAGCAGGAGGCCGAATTGAGGGATGGACATAATTTCATTACATTGCTCAGTGCTACTGATGGTCTGGCG AACTATGGGGCATTTTTTGACTTGCAAAAGGCTGGAATCGATGGTGGTCCTGTTGAACTTATTGGAAATGGAAAGGAAAAAATTGACTTGACAAAAAACAAATGGTCATACaag ATTGGACTGAATGGAGAGATGAGCAAAATCTACTTGCCATCAGCATCCCATGGCCTCAACTGGAACTCTGATCGACTTCCTATTAACAAGTCAATGACTTGGTATAAG ACAACATTTGAGGTTCCTGATGGCAATGATAGTCTCGTGTTGGACCTGCAAGGAATGGGGAAAGGGCATGCTTGGGTGAACGGGCAGAGCATTGGGCGCTACTGGCCAAGCTTCCTTGCTGCTGACAGCGGGTGTGAACCTTGTGATTACCGACAAAAATATGACTCGGACAAGTGTAGAACTGAATGCGGAATGCCTTCTCAGAGATG GTACCATGTCCCTAAATCCTTCACTACCAAGGGACCCAATACTCTGATCTTGTTCGAGGAAGTCGGTGGTGATCCTTCTCAAGTGAGTCTCCAGACGGTGACCATTGGAACAGTATGTGCCAATGTTGTCGAGGGAAGCATTCTGGAGCTGTCATGCCAAGGGAGCAGAAGCTTCAGCAAGATTCAATTTGCAAGCTTTGGAAATCCTGAGGGGTCTTGTGGTTCGTTTAAGAAGGGCTCTTGTGAGGCTCCTGATGCCTTAGCGGTCGTAAAGAAG GCATGCATCGGTCGATCTAACTGCTCTATCAATGTGACTGCAAACGCATTCGGGCCCAGTGAATGCAGCGATCTCAGCAGGAGGCTCGCAGTACAAGCAATCTGCTGA
- the LOC103976828 gene encoding ethylene-responsive transcription factor ERF017-like, with protein MQNQEIGTMEAQPTTARYKGVRLRKWGKWVAEVRFPNSRQRLWLGSYPTPEMAARAYDAAVYCLRGPGAEFNFPSHPPSIPSADKLSRYEIREAAERHAREGPQREEAEEAGEQVADPGAGSSGLGAPSGQPAEPSSSVPVFDDATASGGEWFDGFWCDAGGGIDDDDIYRSSPLWNFHQ; from the coding sequence ATGCAGAACCAGGAAATCGGCACGATGGAGGCGCAGCCGACGACGGCGAGGTACAAGGGAGTGCGATTGAGGAAGTGGGGCAAATGGGTGGCCGAAGTGCGATTCCCCAACAGCCGCCAGCGGCTGTGGCTCGGCTCCTACCCGACGCCCGAGATGGCTGCGCGAGCCTACGACGCTGCCGTGTACTGCCTGCGCGGCCCCGGCGCGGAGTTCAACTTCCCGAGCCACCCACCCAGCATACCGTCGGCCGACAAGCTGAGCCGGTACGAGATACGTGAGGCGGCCGAGCGGCACGCGCGCGAAGGGCCGCAGCGGGAGGAGGCAGAGGAAGCTGGCGAGCAAGTGGCGGATCCTGGTGCGGGAAGCTCTGGTTTAGGGGCGCCGTCGGGGCAGCCGGCCGAGCCGTCATCATCAGTGCCGGTTTTCGACGACGCCACAGCGAGCGGTGGGGAATGGTTCGATGGTTTCTGGTGTGACGCCGGGGGCGGCATCGACGATGACGATATCTATCGATCGTCTCCTCTTTGGAACTTCCATCAGTAG